A genomic window from Carassius gibelio isolate Cgi1373 ecotype wild population from Czech Republic chromosome A11, carGib1.2-hapl.c, whole genome shotgun sequence includes:
- the LOC128022559 gene encoding DET1- and DDB1-associated protein 1, translated as MDKADFLKGLPVYNKTNFSRFHADSVCKASNRRPSVYLPTREYPSEQIIVTEKTNILLRYLHQQWDKKNAAKKREQEQAEGEGGSPAPPRKIARTDSQEMNEDS; from the exons ATGGACAAA GCAGATTTCCTAAAAGGTCTACCTGTGTACAACAAGACGAACTTCAGCAGATTTCACGCGGACTCCGTATGTAAAGCATCG AACAGAAGGCCGTCGGTGTATCTGCCCACACGAGAGTATCCCTCTGAACAGA TCATCGTCACAGAGAAGACAAACATCCTTTTGCGTTATCTTCACCAACAGTGGGACAAAAAG AATGCAGCTAAAAAGCGAGAGCAGGAGCAAGCAGAAGGGGAGGGCGGCAGCCCAGCGCCTCCCCGCAAAATCGCCCGGACAGACAGTCAGGAGATGAACGAGGACTCTTAG